Proteins co-encoded in one Malus domestica chromosome 09, GDT2T_hap1 genomic window:
- the LOC103443643 gene encoding GDSL esterase/lipase 1-like: MASLRCIVCVLVMSLFNPISCLLNYDHSNSKPAYESQQKALFVFGASLFDPGNDQYLNLSVAAMNWPYGETFFRHPTGRFSDGRLVPDFIANFAKLPMLPPYLQSGPHVLTDGANFASAGSGVLVETRPGTLSFPKQLSYFKKATKLLEQQLGHVETKSLLKRSVYLINMGTNDYSTFYNTNPNATESHRQEFVATVIGNMTSVLQELYNLGGRKIAFQNVGPLGCRPADKQGYPQADGGCVEGLSALARLHNKALANILKNLESQKPGFKYSIFEYYDAIDDRVNNPSKYGFYNSTDACCGTGAYRGSNCGGKNGTETYELCSNPGDYVWFDGVHTTERLNLQLADLIWSGTPNVTGPYNVQQLFELD, encoded by the exons ATGGCAAGTCTTAGATGCATCGTATGCGTGTTAGTCATGAGCCTTTTCAACCCAATTAGCTGCCTTCTTAATTATGATCATTCAAACTCCAAGCCTGCATACGAGTCACAACAAAAGGCCTTGTTTGTGTTTGGGGCCTCACTATTTGATCCCGGCAACGATCAATACCTTAATTTGAGCGTCGCTGCAATGAACTGGCCATATGGGGAAACCTTCTTCCGCCATCCCACTGGAAGATTTTCCGACGGACGCTTAGTCCCGGATTTCATTG CTAATTTTGCAAAATTGCCTATGCTTCCACCATACCTGCAATCGGGTCCGCATGTATTGACTGATGGCGCCAACTTTGCTTCAGCTGGATCTGGAGTTCTAGTTGAAACTCGTCCAGGAACT CTAAGTTTTCCAAAGCAGTTGAGCTATTTTAAGAAGGCGACGAAGTTGCTGGAACAGCAACTGGGTCATGTAGAAACCAAGAGTTTGTTGAAAAGATCTGTTTACTTGATCAACATGGGAACGAATGATTATTCTACCTTCTACAATACTAATCCAAATGCCACTGAGTCCCACCGGCAGGAATTCGTAGCAACTGTGATCGGAAACATGACAAGTGTGCTCCAA GAACTATATAATTTAGGAGGAAGGAAAATTGCATTTCAGAATGTAGGACCTCTAGGCTGCAGACCTGCAGATAAGCAAGGCTACCCTCAAGCTGATGGTGGGTGTGTTGAAGGACTCTCAGCTCTGGCCAGGTTACATAATAAAGCTCTAGCTAATATCCTCAAAAATTTGGAGAGCCAGAAACCAGGATTCAAATATTCAATATTTGAATATTATGATGCAATTGATGACAGGGTGAATAATCCTTCAAAATATG GCTTCTACAATAGTACGGATGCCTGTTGTGGTACTGGAGCATATCGGGGATCAAATTGCGGCGGAAAAAATGGAACGGAAACATATGAACTGTGCAGCAACCCTGGAGATTATGTGTGGTTTGATGGTGTGCATACGACTGAAAGGTTAAACCTCCAATTAGCAGACCTAATATGGAGTGGAACACCAAATGTCACAGGGCCTTATAATGTCCAACAGCTATTTGAATTGGATTAG